One genomic segment of Streptosporangium album includes these proteins:
- a CDS encoding helix-turn-helix domain-containing protein, whose product MKRQASYQWRLREVMAAHGVFAASDLEPRLHERGITLSSVQVWRLVTQTPERLSLPVLAALCDIFSCTPAELIATRAQNVAPRRAATGEPTPNTAGMAPIRPKRARITPES is encoded by the coding sequence ATGAAGCGCCAGGCCAGCTACCAATGGCGGTTGCGTGAAGTGATGGCCGCCCACGGCGTCTTCGCCGCCAGCGACTTGGAACCGCGCCTGCACGAGCGCGGCATCACACTGTCGTCGGTGCAGGTCTGGCGGCTGGTCACCCAGACCCCCGAACGGCTGTCGCTGCCGGTCCTGGCCGCGCTCTGCGACATCTTCTCCTGCACCCCGGCCGAGTTGATCGCCACCCGGGCCCAGAACGTCGCCCCGCGCCGGGCGGCCACCGGCGAGCCGACCCCGAACACGGCCGGCATGGCGCCGATCCGGCCCAAGCGCGCCCGCATCACGCCCGAGTCGTGA
- a CDS encoding molybdopterin-dependent oxidoreductase, with protein sequence MRALLRGEERPPGPFRPEFWRSPLRGPWLTSVFGLVLLVGLPIVAVTGLVSYAAYNPRLPGNDLTPESGLLRFYLFDWPVRPVWIYRVTQGIHVILGLTLVPVLLAKLWSVIPKLFAWPPALSPAQALERASLLLLVGGAVFEFVTGIFNIQLFYIFPFSFYSGHLYGAWIFLAALTVHVAIKLPRLVTALRSRSFRQELRTRLQDTRPEPPDPDGLVAAAPAPPTMSRRGLLTFVGGGSLAVLGLSVGQTMDGLPRRTALLAPHGREYGPGPNDFQVNKTAASVGIVPAETGPGWRLTLAGARQMRLTREELLAMPLHTYRLPIACVEGWSTEQAWTGVRLADLARLCGAKGDIGVYVRSLQKGGVFSHASLSAPQTADPRSLLALRVNGADLSLDHGFPARIIVPGAPGVHNTKWVRELDFRPAS encoded by the coding sequence GTGCGGGCGTTGCTGCGGGGCGAGGAACGGCCGCCGGGCCCGTTCCGGCCGGAGTTCTGGCGCAGCCCGCTGCGTGGGCCGTGGCTGACCTCGGTGTTCGGGCTGGTGCTGCTGGTCGGGCTCCCGATCGTGGCGGTCACGGGCCTGGTGTCGTATGCGGCCTACAATCCCCGGCTGCCGGGCAACGACCTCACCCCGGAGAGCGGGCTGCTGCGTTTCTATCTCTTCGACTGGCCGGTCCGTCCGGTCTGGATCTACCGCGTCACCCAGGGAATTCACGTCATCCTCGGGCTGACGCTGGTGCCGGTACTACTGGCCAAGCTGTGGTCGGTGATTCCCAAGCTGTTCGCCTGGCCCCCGGCCCTGTCCCCGGCGCAGGCGCTGGAGCGGGCGAGCCTGCTGCTGCTGGTCGGCGGCGCCGTCTTCGAGTTCGTCACCGGCATATTCAACATCCAGCTCTTCTACATCTTCCCGTTCTCCTTCTACTCGGGACACCTCTACGGCGCGTGGATCTTCCTCGCCGCGCTCACGGTCCACGTCGCCATCAAACTGCCCCGGCTGGTCACCGCCCTTCGATCGCGGAGTTTCCGCCAGGAACTGCGCACTCGCCTCCAGGACACGCGCCCGGAGCCGCCCGATCCCGACGGCCTGGTCGCCGCCGCCCCCGCGCCGCCGACGATGTCACGCCGCGGGCTGCTGACGTTCGTCGGCGGGGGCTCGCTGGCCGTGCTCGGCCTGTCAGTGGGGCAGACGATGGACGGCCTCCCGCGTCGTACGGCGCTGCTGGCCCCGCACGGGCGCGAATACGGCCCCGGGCCCAACGACTTCCAGGTGAATAAGACGGCGGCGAGCGTGGGCATCGTTCCCGCCGAGACCGGCCCGGGCTGGCGCCTGACGCTCGCCGGTGCCCGTCAGATGCGGCTGACACGTGAGGAACTGCTGGCCATGCCGCTGCACACCTACCGGCTGCCGATCGCCTGCGTCGAGGGCTGGTCGACCGAACAGGCATGGACCGGCGTCCGGCTGGCCGACCTGGCGCGGTTGTGCGGGGCGAAGGGGGACATCGGCGTCTACGTACGATCTTTGCAGAAAGGCGGCGTTTTCAGCCACGCGTCGCTGAGCGCCCCGCAGACGGCCGACCCCCGGTCCCTGCTCGCTCTGCGGGTCAACGGCGCCGATCTTTCGCTGGACCACGGATTCCCCGCCCGGATCATCGTGCCCGGCGCCCCCGGCGTGCACAACACCAAATGGGTGCGCGAGCTCGACTTCCGGCCGGCCTCGTGA
- a CDS encoding tyrosine-type recombinase/integrase — MSRDVPAPGSAGLHLVADLPLLRPEEQVFTAMLDGWRNQQLARNLAFSTIEGREKAVKAFTRHADAFPWAWSAHMLDEWLADLRALRHLKRSTLRGYAEAVRSLCAYLIDPAYGWAAECHSRFGTHPIQITHEWNTALHLQEAECDPAKRAFTRAELLAFFDHADEQVHQVRGGGRKGWLPAFRDAVLFKTAYAFGLRRNETRMLDVVDFSRNPHAPAFGDFGVCQVRHGKAKKGAPPRRRGVLTVGPRAGVGGMDWIVEVLQQWTEEVRPAFTHADSPAMWPSERGPRIGFTQMNTRFATYRDALGLDGGLDFHSFRRSYVTHLIEDGWDARFVQEQVGHEHASTTALYTCVSSDFRIRTLLKALEQTTRAALGPNQQKRNT; from the coding sequence ATGAGCCGAGACGTACCAGCGCCCGGGTCGGCAGGCCTGCACCTGGTGGCCGACCTGCCCCTGCTGCGCCCCGAAGAGCAGGTGTTCACCGCGATGCTGGACGGCTGGCGCAACCAGCAGCTCGCCCGCAACCTGGCCTTCTCCACCATCGAGGGCCGGGAGAAAGCGGTGAAGGCGTTCACCCGTCACGCTGACGCCTTTCCCTGGGCCTGGTCAGCGCACATGCTCGACGAGTGGCTCGCCGACCTGCGGGCGCTGCGTCACCTGAAGCGCTCGACCTTGCGCGGCTACGCCGAAGCCGTGCGGTCCTTATGTGCCTATCTCATCGATCCGGCCTACGGCTGGGCCGCCGAATGCCACAGCCGCTTCGGCACCCACCCGATCCAGATTACCCACGAGTGGAACACCGCCCTCCACCTGCAAGAAGCCGAGTGCGACCCGGCCAAGCGCGCCTTCACCCGCGCCGAGTTGCTGGCGTTCTTCGACCACGCTGATGAGCAGGTCCACCAGGTGCGCGGAGGCGGACGCAAGGGCTGGCTACCTGCGTTCCGCGACGCGGTGCTGTTCAAGACCGCCTACGCTTTCGGGCTGCGCCGCAACGAGACCCGCATGCTGGACGTGGTCGACTTCAGCCGCAACCCCCACGCCCCGGCCTTCGGTGACTTCGGCGTCTGCCAGGTCCGCCACGGCAAGGCCAAGAAAGGCGCACCACCGCGCCGCCGCGGTGTGCTGACCGTCGGCCCGCGTGCCGGCGTCGGCGGGATGGACTGGATCGTCGAGGTACTGCAGCAGTGGACCGAAGAGGTTCGCCCGGCCTTCACCCACGCCGACTCGCCGGCGATGTGGCCTTCCGAGCGCGGCCCGCGCATCGGATTCACCCAGATGAACACCCGGTTCGCCACCTACCGCGATGCGCTGGGGCTCGATGGCGGCTTGGACTTTCACTCCTTTCGCCGTTCGTATGTCACCCACCTCATCGAGGACGGCTGGGACGCCCGGTTCGTCCAAGAGCAGGTCGGCCACGAGCACGCCTCCACCACCGCCCTCTACACCTGCGTCTCCTCCGACTTTCGCATCCGCACCCTGCTCAAGGCCCTGGAACAGACCACCCGCGCCGCCCTCGGCCCCAACCAGCAGAAGAGGAACACGTAA
- a CDS encoding NAD-dependent epimerase/dehydratase family protein → MRVLVTGSAGFVGSHVVEALEEAGHDVAGLDLRNGEDVRDGAVLDRMLPGVEAVVHQAAKVGLGVDVADLPDYTSVNAYGTAVLLAAMARHGVSRLVLASSMVVYGEGAYDCPRHGRVRPGPRVAGDLARGLFEPRCPRCGSPMASATIGEDASLDPRNAYATTKLTQEHLAANWARETGGTAVALRYHNVYGPKMPRGTPYSGVAAIFRSALEAGRAPRVFEDGGQRRDFVHVRDVARANLAALSGGAAGALAAYNVASGEPHTVGEMAAALAAERGGPDPVVTGDYRLGDVRHIVASPGRAAEDLGFRARIAFAEGVKEFAGAPLA, encoded by the coding sequence GTGAGGGTACTTGTGACCGGCTCGGCCGGGTTCGTCGGAAGTCACGTCGTCGAAGCACTGGAAGAGGCGGGGCATGACGTGGCGGGTCTCGACCTGAGGAACGGGGAAGACGTGCGCGACGGCGCCGTCTTGGACCGGATGCTCCCCGGCGTGGAGGCCGTGGTGCACCAGGCGGCCAAGGTCGGGCTAGGCGTGGACGTCGCCGATCTGCCGGACTACACCTCGGTCAACGCCTATGGCACCGCCGTCCTGCTGGCGGCGATGGCCAGGCATGGCGTGAGCCGGCTGGTGCTGGCGTCGTCCATGGTCGTCTACGGGGAGGGCGCCTACGACTGCCCCCGGCACGGGCGGGTGCGGCCGGGCCCGCGTGTCGCCGGCGACCTGGCGCGGGGGCTGTTCGAACCGCGCTGCCCCCGGTGCGGCTCCCCGATGGCCTCCGCCACGATCGGCGAGGACGCCTCGCTCGACCCGCGCAATGCCTACGCCACCACAAAGCTCACCCAAGAGCATCTGGCAGCCAACTGGGCGAGGGAGACCGGCGGCACGGCGGTCGCGTTGCGCTACCACAACGTGTACGGGCCGAAGATGCCCAGGGGCACCCCGTACTCCGGCGTGGCCGCGATCTTCCGGTCCGCGCTGGAGGCCGGGCGCGCGCCGAGGGTGTTCGAGGACGGTGGGCAGCGGCGTGACTTCGTGCACGTCCGCGACGTCGCCCGGGCGAACCTCGCCGCCCTGTCCGGCGGCGCGGCGGGTGCCCTGGCCGCGTACAACGTCGCCAGCGGCGAGCCGCACACGGTGGGCGAGATGGCCGCCGCGCTCGCTGCCGAGCGGGGCGGCCCGGATCCGGTGGTCACCGGCGACTACCGGCTCGGCGACGTGCGGCACATCGTGGCCTCACCCGGCCGGGCCGCCGAGGATCTCGGCTTTCGGGCGCGCATCGCCTTCGCCGAGGGCGTAAAGGAGTTCGCCGGCGCCCCTCTCGCTTGA
- a CDS encoding glycosyltransferase family 2 protein: MEIDVVLPCLDEEAALPWVLERMPVGYRPIVVDNGSADDSVKVATGLGARVLVERQRGFGAACHAGLLAATSDIVAFMDADASLDPRQLPRVVGPVRDGESDLVLGRRITRSVGSWPPHARAANALLAHRLRRRTGAALHDLGPMRAAPRTGLLALGLRDRRFGYPLEMVLRAAAAGWRIAEAEVDYLPRTGRSKVTGTVRGTVRAIGDMRRVMRETA; the protein is encoded by the coding sequence ATGGAGATCGATGTGGTGCTGCCGTGCCTGGACGAGGAGGCCGCCCTCCCCTGGGTGCTGGAACGCATGCCGGTCGGCTACCGGCCCATCGTGGTGGACAACGGGTCGGCGGACGATTCGGTGAAGGTCGCCACCGGGTTGGGGGCCCGGGTGCTCGTGGAGCGGCAGCGCGGCTTCGGAGCCGCCTGCCACGCCGGGTTGCTGGCTGCGACATCGGACATCGTCGCCTTCATGGACGCCGACGCTTCTCTCGACCCGCGACAGCTACCGCGCGTGGTCGGGCCGGTGCGGGATGGGGAAAGCGACCTGGTGCTCGGCCGGCGGATCACCCGGTCGGTGGGATCCTGGCCGCCGCACGCGCGTGCCGCCAACGCCCTGCTGGCCCACCGGCTGCGCCGGCGCACCGGAGCCGCCTTGCACGACCTCGGCCCGATGCGCGCGGCACCCCGCACAGGACTCCTCGCCCTGGGACTGCGTGACCGCAGGTTCGGGTACCCGTTGGAGATGGTGCTGCGCGCCGCCGCGGCCGGTTGGCGGATCGCCGAGGCCGAGGTGGACTACCTCCCGCGCACGGGCCGCTCCAAGGTCACCGGCACGGTACGGGGTACCGTACGCGCCATCGGCGACATGCGGCGGGTCATGCGGGAAACGGCGTGA
- a CDS encoding glycoside hydrolase family 15 protein: protein MSTRAIGDYALLSDCRSAALVSRDGSLDWLCLPRFDSPAIFARLLDDDAGYWTISPACPAEVTRRYVRDTLALETTFRTRDGTMVLVDALALGVRERGHDLGASSAGLVLRQVTCVEGSVPVEMAYAPRPEFGLVHPLMQPVHGGLIARGGATVLTLSSPVELRVSGSVADLTVTLRAGQCLGLALQAGWAWDPDPPCRTSREVRHRVKDTVRGWRSWSRLHANYEGPWRHLVEHSGRVLKAMTYAPTGAIVAAVTTSLPETIGGERNWDYRYTWVRDASFTLQALSTAACEIEETAFFGFLARASATQLDRDANLQIMYGVGGERDLSERRLPHLRGWRGSSPVRVGNDAWRQAQLDVYGELLDAAHQTYCDTGPFDPFTRAMLVGAAEAAARCWREPDKGLWEVRGPSRHFTHSKLMCWVGLDRAIALAPLLEASGRIGDWTRIREEIRAAILSEAWNERIGAFTQTFGGTALDAALLVMPLVGFLAPDDPRVRSTVHAIATCLTDARGLVHRYHAADGLPGQEGTFLLCTFWLAHALALIGERPAARRVFETAASYANDVGLLAEEVDSATGEPIGNFPQALSHIGLINAARAIGDTI, encoded by the coding sequence GTGAGCACTCGGGCGATCGGCGACTATGCGTTGTTGTCGGACTGCCGGTCGGCCGCGCTGGTCAGCCGCGACGGCTCGTTGGACTGGCTGTGCCTGCCTCGCTTCGACAGCCCCGCGATCTTCGCCCGGCTGCTCGACGACGATGCCGGTTACTGGACCATCAGCCCGGCCTGCCCGGCCGAGGTCACCCGCCGCTACGTCCGCGACACCCTGGCGCTGGAGACCACCTTCCGTACCCGTGACGGAACCATGGTCTTGGTGGACGCGCTCGCCCTGGGCGTCCGGGAGCGTGGGCACGACCTGGGAGCGTCTTCCGCCGGGCTGGTACTGCGACAGGTGACCTGCGTCGAAGGCAGTGTGCCCGTGGAGATGGCTTACGCGCCGCGTCCCGAGTTCGGCCTCGTCCACCCGCTGATGCAGCCGGTCCACGGCGGTCTGATCGCGCGTGGCGGTGCGACCGTGCTGACCCTGTCCAGCCCGGTGGAGTTGCGGGTGAGCGGCTCGGTCGCAGACCTCACCGTCACGTTGCGCGCCGGGCAATGCCTCGGCCTCGCCCTGCAGGCCGGCTGGGCGTGGGACCCTGATCCGCCGTGCCGTACCTCGCGCGAGGTACGGCACAGGGTCAAGGACACCGTCCGGGGCTGGCGCTCCTGGTCACGGCTGCACGCGAACTACGAAGGCCCCTGGCGGCACCTGGTCGAGCACAGCGGCAGGGTGCTGAAGGCGATGACGTATGCCCCCACAGGGGCCATCGTCGCCGCGGTCACCACATCCCTGCCCGAGACCATCGGCGGGGAGCGGAACTGGGACTACCGCTACACATGGGTCCGGGACGCCAGCTTCACCCTGCAGGCCCTGTCCACGGCCGCCTGCGAGATCGAGGAGACCGCCTTCTTCGGCTTCCTGGCCCGTGCCTCGGCTACCCAACTCGATCGCGACGCCAATCTGCAGATCATGTACGGCGTCGGCGGCGAACGCGACCTGAGCGAACGACGTCTGCCGCACCTGCGCGGCTGGCGGGGCAGTTCTCCGGTGCGGGTCGGCAATGACGCCTGGCGCCAGGCTCAGCTCGACGTCTACGGGGAGTTGCTGGACGCCGCCCACCAAACCTACTGCGACACTGGCCCGTTCGACCCGTTCACCCGTGCCATGCTGGTCGGAGCCGCCGAGGCCGCCGCCCGATGCTGGCGGGAGCCGGACAAGGGCCTGTGGGAGGTCCGTGGGCCCAGTCGGCACTTCACGCACTCCAAGCTAATGTGCTGGGTCGGGCTGGACAGGGCCATCGCGCTCGCCCCGCTGCTGGAGGCGAGCGGGCGCATCGGCGACTGGACGCGCATCCGGGAAGAGATTCGCGCCGCGATCCTGAGCGAGGCGTGGAACGAGCGGATCGGCGCCTTCACGCAGACGTTCGGCGGCACCGCTCTCGACGCCGCGTTGCTGGTGATGCCGCTGGTCGGATTCCTCGCCCCAGACGATCCACGGGTGCGGTCCACCGTGCACGCCATCGCCACCTGCCTGACCGACGCGCGCGGCCTGGTACACCGCTATCACGCCGCCGACGGACTTCCGGGACAGGAGGGCACGTTCCTTCTGTGCACGTTCTGGCTCGCGCACGCCCTGGCCCTCATCGGCGAGCGGCCCGCTGCGAGACGGGTGTTCGAGACCGCCGCCTCGTACGCCAACGACGTCGGCCTGCTCGCCGAGGAGGTCGACTCGGCCACCGGAGAGCCGATCGGCAACTTCCCGCAGGCTCTGAGCCACATCGGACTGATCAACGCCGCCCGTGCCATCGGCGACACCATCTAA
- a CDS encoding SDR family NAD(P)-dependent oxidoreductase, whose protein sequence is MTGATGRVALVTGASSGIGAATARLLAARGMRVVVNYLRSGTAAEEVVAGIEAAGGQAMAVQADVREAAAVESMIEQVQAAWGGIDVLVHNALIPYVIKPFQDMTWEELGGKLDDEMRAAFAVAKAVLPAMTEQGRGRIIYLGTGLSRRPREGMIALGTAKAALAQFARYLAQELGPRGITVNVVEPGPVEDTRMADVFDEEHKQRQVAATPLGRLAHPGDVAQAVAFYASEDNAFMTGTTAAVNGGMSLY, encoded by the coding sequence GTGACTGGGGCAACCGGCAGGGTGGCATTGGTGACAGGGGCCAGCAGCGGAATCGGTGCGGCCACCGCGCGCCTTCTGGCCGCGCGAGGGATGCGCGTGGTGGTCAACTACCTCCGCAGCGGCACGGCAGCCGAGGAGGTCGTGGCCGGCATCGAGGCCGCAGGCGGCCAGGCCATGGCCGTGCAGGCCGACGTGCGCGAGGCAGCGGCGGTCGAGAGCATGATCGAGCAGGTCCAGGCGGCATGGGGCGGCATCGATGTGCTCGTGCACAACGCGCTCATCCCGTATGTGATCAAGCCGTTCCAGGACATGACGTGGGAAGAACTGGGCGGCAAACTCGACGACGAGATGCGTGCGGCGTTCGCGGTCGCCAAAGCCGTCCTGCCCGCCATGACCGAACAGGGCCGGGGACGCATCATCTATCTCGGTACCGGCCTCAGCCGCCGGCCCCGGGAGGGCATGATCGCACTGGGCACGGCCAAGGCCGCACTGGCGCAGTTCGCCCGGTACCTCGCCCAGGAACTGGGCCCGCGGGGCATCACGGTCAACGTCGTCGAGCCCGGCCCGGTGGAGGACACCCGCATGGCGGATGTGTTCGACGAGGAGCACAAGCAGCGGCAGGTGGCCGCTACCCCCCTGGGTCGCCTGGCACACCCGGGCGACGTCGCCCAAGCGGTCGCCTTCTACGCCAGCGAGGACAACGCCTTCATGACCGGCACCACGGCCGCGGTCAACGGCGGGATGTCCCTGTACTGA
- a CDS encoding recombinase family protein yields the protein MRCRRVFADKKSGKTADRPELAACHAFLTAGDTLVVPSLARYGRSLQDLITMAGELRRRQIGFTSLHENLDTTTPAAGWCSMSSPRCPSSSAS from the coding sequence TTGCGGTGCCGGCGCGTCTTCGCGGACAAGAAGTCCGGCAAGACCGCCGACCGGCCAGAGCTCGCCGCCTGCCACGCCTTCCTGACCGCCGGCGACACGCTGGTCGTCCCCTCACTCGCCCGCTACGGCCGGTCCCTGCAAGACCTGATCACCATGGCCGGCGAGCTGCGCCGCCGCCAGATCGGCTTCACCAGCCTGCACGAGAACCTGGACACCACCACCCCGGCGGCCGGCTGGTGTTCCATGTCTTCGCCGCGCTGTCCGAGTTCATCCGCGAGCTGA
- a CDS encoding TetR/AcrR family transcriptional regulator produces METKSVSKVSEGDGQRADVIVEAAGRLFFAPGFARVSMDDLARELGMSKKTIYRHFPDRRSLLAAALDRQFAAVERTLVAAAEDAEGQPFGVRVQRFLIAAGSELGRIGAAQLATGRGGAMLRQYVEQRVDAVVYRRLDELFRDGHRRGLLPAPPELLSEITRGALERLLTSQLPRELDWTSADLLRATVDTVLYGAIRSAHPGIDDEQLRAVMPTARDDEQEVGP; encoded by the coding sequence ATGGAAACTAAATCAGTTTCTAAAGTTTCCGAGGGTGACGGGCAGCGTGCTGACGTGATCGTGGAGGCGGCCGGCCGGCTGTTCTTCGCGCCGGGGTTCGCGCGGGTGAGCATGGACGATCTCGCTCGTGAGCTCGGGATGAGCAAGAAGACGATCTACCGTCATTTCCCGGACAGGCGCAGCCTGCTGGCCGCGGCGCTGGATCGGCAGTTCGCGGCGGTGGAGCGCACGCTGGTGGCGGCGGCCGAGGACGCAGAAGGGCAGCCGTTCGGTGTGCGGGTACAGCGGTTCCTGATCGCGGCAGGCAGTGAGCTCGGGCGGATCGGCGCGGCTCAGCTCGCGACGGGGCGGGGCGGGGCGATGCTGCGCCAGTACGTGGAGCAGCGTGTGGACGCGGTGGTCTACCGGCGGCTCGACGAGCTGTTCCGGGACGGGCACCGGCGGGGACTGCTGCCGGCGCCGCCTGAGCTGCTGAGTGAGATCACCCGCGGCGCGTTGGAGCGGCTGCTCACCTCGCAGTTGCCGCGCGAACTCGACTGGACCTCGGCCGATCTGCTGCGGGCGACCGTCGACACCGTGCTCTACGGGGCGATCCGCTCAGCACACCCCGGCATCGACGATGAACAACTCCGGGCGGTCATGCCGACGGCCCGCGATGATGAGCAGGAGGTGGGCCCGTGA
- a CDS encoding FAD-binding protein — protein sequence MLTAAAEHGLAPLCGSSGHVGVMGYLTGGGLPLACRTYGFSADYVRSLDIVTADGLLRTVSPTPEPDLFWAVRGGKSNFGVVVAAEIDELPWWLTRGEAEQERGTALREQTLGSAPAIWTFILLIALTIPLLIAG from the coding sequence GTGCTCACCGCAGCGGCCGAGCACGGCCTCGCGCCCCTGTGCGGCTCCTCCGGCCACGTCGGGGTGATGGGCTATCTGACCGGCGGCGGGCTCCCGCTGGCCTGCCGCACGTACGGCTTCTCCGCCGACTACGTCCGCTCGCTCGACATCGTCACCGCCGATGGCCTGCTCCGCACCGTCTCGCCAACCCCGGAGCCCGACCTGTTCTGGGCGGTGCGGGGTGGCAAGAGCAACTTCGGTGTCGTGGTCGCGGCCGAGATCGACGAGCTGCCCTGGTGGCTCACCCGCGGCGAGGCCGAACAGGAGCGCGGAACCGCCCTACGCGAGCAGACCCTCGGCTCGGCACCCGCGATCTGGACGTTCATCCTGCTCATCGCCCTGACGATCCCGCTGCTCATCGCGGGCTGA
- a CDS encoding methyltransferase domain-containing protein has product MIGAFYEDSLSGRSVTIEYADGRVRPLTSARWLRPIEGDDHILARCEGPTLDVGSGPGRLTVALTRMGIPVLGIDISPLAVSLTRSAGGPALLRSVFDPLPGIGRWSETLLADGNIGIGGDPAVLLRRLRELLRPGGAVIAELSPPGTRSGMERLRLRQGDRVEGWFPWATVSADDIGLFGRRCGFPAVERWDVAGRWFATMS; this is encoded by the coding sequence GTGATCGGCGCCTTCTACGAGGACTCCCTGAGCGGACGCAGCGTAACCATTGAATACGCCGACGGCCGTGTCCGGCCCCTCACCTCCGCTCGCTGGCTACGGCCGATCGAAGGGGACGACCACATACTGGCTCGCTGCGAGGGGCCGACGTTGGACGTGGGTTCGGGGCCAGGCAGGCTCACCGTGGCACTGACTCGGATGGGGATCCCCGTTCTGGGCATCGATATCTCACCTCTGGCCGTCAGCCTGACACGGAGTGCGGGCGGGCCGGCCCTGCTTCGAAGCGTGTTCGACCCCCTGCCGGGCATCGGCAGATGGTCCGAGACGCTGCTCGCCGATGGCAACATCGGCATCGGCGGTGACCCGGCGGTGCTCCTGCGACGCCTGCGGGAACTGCTCAGACCAGGTGGAGCGGTGATCGCCGAACTCTCCCCGCCGGGGACGCGGAGCGGGATGGAGCGCTTACGGCTGCGCCAGGGCGACCGGGTGGAGGGCTGGTTCCCCTGGGCGACCGTCTCCGCCGACGACATCGGCCTGTTCGGCCGGCGCTGCGGATTCCCCGCCGTCGAGAGATGGGACGTGGCCGGCCGATGGTTCGCCACTATGTCGTGA
- a CDS encoding TIGR04282 family arsenosugar biosynthesis glycosyltransferase: MTQILVIAKAPAPGQVKTRLCPPCTGEQAARLAAAALEDTLDTVALTRLPNPVLALQGLPGPWLPPGFTVIPQRGRGLDERLAAALTDAHLLHGLPIVLIGMDTPQLTPSLLEAAADALTGHDAVYGPAADGGFWLLGLRRPDPALLLGVPMSQPGTGAAQLRRLRQAGLSLALLPELRDVDTFADACHVAAQAHGTRFAATLKDVRMSMASQ; encoded by the coding sequence GTGACGCAGATCCTTGTCATCGCCAAGGCACCGGCCCCCGGCCAGGTCAAGACCCGGCTCTGCCCGCCGTGCACCGGAGAACAGGCCGCCCGGCTCGCGGCCGCCGCCCTGGAGGACACCCTGGACACCGTGGCGCTGACCCGCCTGCCAAACCCGGTCCTCGCCCTTCAAGGGCTGCCGGGCCCCTGGCTGCCGCCCGGTTTCACGGTGATCCCGCAACGCGGGCGGGGGTTGGACGAGCGGCTCGCGGCGGCCCTCACCGACGCGCACCTTCTACACGGGCTGCCCATCGTGCTCATCGGCATGGACACCCCTCAGCTCACCCCGTCCCTGCTCGAAGCCGCCGCCGACGCGCTGACCGGGCATGACGCGGTGTACGGCCCCGCCGCGGACGGCGGCTTCTGGCTCCTCGGCCTGCGCCGCCCCGACCCGGCGCTACTGCTCGGAGTGCCCATGTCACAACCGGGCACCGGAGCGGCCCAGCTCCGGCGCCTGCGCCAGGCCGGGCTGAGCCTGGCCCTCCTGCCAGAACTGCGCGACGTCGATACCTTCGCCGACGCCTGTCATGTCGCCGCGCAGGCACACGGCACCCGGTTCGCCGCGACGTTGAAGGACGTGCGCATGAGCATGGCCTCGCAATGA
- a CDS encoding DUF6223 family protein: MSVRLMLASPAAAYVSVQPDPVSVYAMSSGRLGAIVAALLGLTGVVIGGLALARFAGRIGTGPGRRGAIVALVAGLIGMALGGLVVATADGGLGTGNGLGGGLVALLLGLTGMALGGLTLARSRRTV, from the coding sequence ATGTCAGTCCGATTGATGCTTGCCTCACCGGCGGCCGCGTACGTCTCGGTCCAGCCGGACCCCGTCAGTGTTTACGCCATGAGCTCCGGGCGACTCGGGGCCATCGTGGCCGCGCTGTTGGGGCTGACCGGCGTGGTCATCGGTGGGCTGGCTCTGGCCCGCTTTGCCGGTCGTATCGGCACCGGCCCCGGGCGACGCGGGGCCATCGTGGCGCTGGTGGCGGGGCTGATCGGCATGGCCCTCGGTGGGCTGGTTGTGGCCACCGCCGACGGTGGTCTCGGCACTGGCAACGGGCTAGGGGGAGGCCTCGTGGCCCTGCTGTTGGGGCTGACCGGCATGGCCCTCGGTGGGCTGACTCTGGCCCGCTCCCGCCGCACCGTCTGA